One region of Flavobacterium sp. GSB-24 genomic DNA includes:
- a CDS encoding DUF5686 family protein, with protein MKRIILLSLFFVIAFATIATAQTKVSGIVLDKSNQPIPFANVVFKGSNTGIVSNEDGRFYLESPNTYTALLVTSAGFSDKEVPLEKAVNYNFKIVLGEAEALNEVVIYTGKTSKKNNPALDILRKIWERKRKNGLYQFNQYQMQKYEKVEFDMNTIDSAFMKNKLFKGMEFIFNHVDTSDVTGKTYLPIFINESVYDVYGDNKLKKVKENLTGNKMSGFNGNQQILSFVKDLYSDYNIYDNHLKFFDKSFTSPLSRTGIDVYNYVLKDSAYIDKKWCYNIVFYPRRKNELTFKGDFWVNDTTFAIKKINMGVTKSANINWVKDIYIEQEFEVQNDSVFLLTRDYMMSDFALNKKEKSKGVYGKRTTLYRNHKFNIQKPEKFYKEEVNFIDNAVYERPPEFWEENRFEKLNKDEAGVYKMLDTLQTVKRFKQLYNLVSILGSGYVEFKNFDYGPIYSTFGYNEVEGLRLRVGGRTYFGPNDPWRIQAYTAYGFDDNKFKYGLSGKWMVDKKNRVIISGGNRRDIEQIGASLTTTNDVLGRSFASSALFTTGSNGKLTNINLSNVSVEMEAKKNFIVSAGFSYRTLESASKTFSLDYYTTLPTAANPMGVVKSDVKQSEANIQFEYMPNRKTIGYGVERDLVDSPFSHFFVNFSYGLKGVMDSDFAYEKIQIFYKQPIIIGPLGRSNIIVETGKTFGTIPLGLMSVIPGNQTYFTIENTFSNLNFYEFVTDQYTTLQWNHDFGGRLFARIPFMRKLNWREFIGVRAVHGTISDANRAINASGLPYNAPEKVYWEYNAGIGNIFKVFRLDFSWRGNYLDMPDAHKFAIKGSFGFYF; from the coding sequence ATGAAAAGAATAATTTTACTCAGCCTATTTTTTGTAATCGCATTTGCGACTATTGCTACTGCACAAACGAAAGTGAGTGGAATTGTTTTGGACAAATCTAATCAGCCGATACCTTTTGCAAATGTTGTTTTTAAAGGTTCAAATACTGGAATCGTTTCTAATGAAGACGGTCGTTTTTATTTAGAATCTCCAAATACTTATACAGCTTTATTAGTTACCTCGGCAGGATTTTCAGATAAAGAAGTTCCACTAGAAAAAGCAGTTAATTATAATTTTAAAATTGTTTTAGGCGAAGCCGAAGCACTTAATGAAGTTGTAATTTATACTGGTAAAACCTCCAAAAAGAATAATCCAGCGCTTGATATTTTGAGAAAAATATGGGAAAGAAAACGTAAAAACGGACTTTACCAATTTAATCAATATCAAATGCAGAAGTATGAAAAAGTAGAGTTTGATATGAATACTATTGATAGCGCATTCATGAAAAACAAACTTTTCAAGGGAATGGAGTTTATCTTTAATCATGTTGATACTTCGGATGTTACCGGAAAAACTTATCTGCCAATTTTTATCAACGAATCAGTTTATGATGTTTACGGAGATAATAAACTAAAGAAAGTAAAAGAAAACCTAACTGGAAATAAAATGTCTGGTTTTAATGGAAATCAGCAGATTTTATCATTTGTAAAAGACCTTTATTCCGATTATAATATTTACGATAATCATCTTAAATTTTTTGATAAAAGCTTCACAAGTCCGCTTTCGCGAACAGGAATTGATGTTTACAATTATGTCTTAAAAGACAGTGCGTATATTGATAAAAAATGGTGTTACAACATTGTTTTCTATCCAAGACGTAAAAACGAATTGACTTTTAAAGGTGATTTCTGGGTAAACGATACGACTTTTGCGATCAAAAAAATTAATATGGGTGTAACAAAAAGCGCCAATATTAACTGGGTAAAAGATATTTATATCGAGCAGGAGTTTGAAGTACAAAACGATTCTGTTTTTCTTCTAACCCGTGATTATATGATGTCTGATTTTGCTTTAAATAAAAAAGAAAAATCAAAAGGAGTTTATGGAAAACGAACGACATTGTATCGTAATCATAAATTTAATATTCAAAAACCAGAGAAATTCTATAAAGAAGAAGTCAATTTTATTGACAATGCAGTCTATGAACGACCGCCTGAATTCTGGGAAGAAAATCGTTTTGAAAAATTAAATAAAGACGAAGCAGGCGTTTATAAAATGCTTGATACATTGCAGACCGTTAAGCGATTTAAACAGTTGTATAATCTCGTCTCCATCTTGGGAAGCGGTTACGTCGAATTTAAGAATTTCGATTACGGACCTATTTATTCAACCTTTGGTTATAATGAAGTTGAAGGTTTAAGATTAAGGGTAGGAGGAAGAACTTATTTCGGACCAAATGACCCTTGGCGTATACAAGCTTACACAGCATACGGATTTGATGATAATAAATTCAAATACGGACTTTCAGGAAAATGGATGGTTGATAAGAAAAACCGAGTTATTATTTCTGGAGGAAACAGGCGCGACATCGAGCAAATTGGAGCCAGCTTAACCACAACAAATGATGTCTTAGGGCGAAGTTTTGCGTCTTCTGCTTTATTTACAACAGGAAGTAACGGAAAGCTGACCAATATAAACCTGAGCAATGTTTCTGTTGAAATGGAAGCCAAGAAGAACTTTATTGTTTCGGCTGGATTCTCATATCGAACATTAGAATCGGCTTCGAAAACTTTTAGTTTAGATTATTATACGACATTGCCAACTGCAGCAAATCCGATGGGAGTTGTTAAAAGTGACGTAAAACAATCCGAAGCCAATATTCAATTTGAATATATGCCGAACCGAAAAACGATTGGTTACGGAGTAGAAAGAGATTTAGTAGACAGTCCTTTTAGTCATTTCTTTGTAAACTTTAGTTACGGTCTTAAAGGAGTTATGGATAGTGATTTTGCGTATGAAAAAATTCAGATTTTCTATAAACAGCCTATTATTATCGGACCATTAGGAAGATCAAATATTATAGTAGAAACGGGAAAAACCTTTGGAACAATTCCGTTAGGATTGATGAGCGTAATTCCAGGTAACCAAACTTATTTTACGATAGAAAATACGTTTAGTAATTTGAATTTCTACGAATTTGTTACAGATCAATACACAACCTTACAATGGAATCATGATTTTGGAGGAAGATTATTTGCTAGAATTCCATTCATGAGAAAATTAAATTGGAGAGAATTTATAGGAGTTAGAGCCGTTCATGGAACTATTTCTGATGCTAATCGCGCCATTAATGCTTCTGGATTGCCTTATAATGCTCCTGAAAAAGTATACTGGGAATACAACGCCGGAATTGGAAATATCTTTAAAGTTTTCAGACTTGATTTTTCGTGGAGAGGAAATTATTTAGATATGCCAGATGCTCATAAATTTGCTATAAAAGGATCTTTCGGATTCTATTTTTAA
- a CDS encoding pyruvate dehydrogenase complex E1 component subunit beta, whose product MRTIQFREAICEAMSEEMRHDESIYLMGEEVAEYNGAYKASKGMLAEFGEKRVIDTPIAELGFTGIAVGSAMNGNRPIVEYMTFNFCLVGIDQIINNAAKMRQMTGGQFNVPIVFRGPTASAGQLGATHSQALENWFANTPGLKVVVPSTPYDAKGLLKSAIRDNDPVIFMESEQMYGDKGEVPDGEYTIPLGVADIKREGTDVTIVSFGKIIKEAFIAADELAKEGISCEIIDLRTVRPMDKDAILKSVKKTNRLVILEEAWPFASISSEITYIVQEQAFDFLDAPIQRITTADTPAPYSPVLLKDWLPNAGDVVKAVKKVLYK is encoded by the coding sequence ATGAGAACAATACAATTTAGAGAGGCCATTTGCGAAGCGATGAGTGAAGAAATGCGTCACGATGAATCCATATATTTAATGGGCGAAGAAGTTGCAGAATACAACGGAGCATATAAAGCTTCAAAAGGAATGCTTGCGGAGTTTGGCGAAAAAAGAGTTATTGATACTCCAATTGCTGAGCTTGGTTTTACAGGAATTGCAGTAGGTTCTGCAATGAACGGAAATCGTCCTATTGTAGAATATATGACATTCAACTTCTGTTTAGTTGGTATTGATCAAATCATAAATAATGCTGCTAAAATGCGTCAAATGACTGGGGGACAATTTAATGTGCCAATCGTTTTCCGCGGACCAACAGCTTCTGCTGGTCAATTAGGAGCTACACACTCGCAAGCTTTAGAAAACTGGTTTGCTAACACTCCAGGTCTTAAAGTTGTTGTTCCTTCAACTCCTTACGATGCGAAAGGACTTTTAAAATCTGCAATTCGCGATAATGATCCCGTAATTTTCATGGAATCTGAGCAAATGTATGGTGACAAAGGTGAAGTGCCAGACGGAGAATACACAATTCCATTAGGAGTTGCTGATATTAAGCGTGAAGGAACAGATGTAACTATTGTTTCTTTCGGAAAAATTATCAAAGAAGCTTTTATTGCTGCTGATGAATTAGCTAAAGAAGGAATCTCTTGTGAGATTATCGATTTAAGAACAGTTCGTCCTATGGATAAAGATGCAATCCTTAAATCTGTTAAAAAAACAAATCGTTTAGTAATTCTTGAAGAAGCTTGGCCATTTGCAAGTATTTCTTCTGAAATTACATATATCGTTCAAGAACAAGCATTCGACTTCCTTGATGCGCCAATTCAACGTATTACAACAGCAGACACTCCTGCACCTTACTCTCCAGTACTGTTAAAAGACTGGTTGCCAAACGCAGGTGATGTAGTAAAAGCAGTTAAAAAAGTATTATACAAATAA
- a CDS encoding electron transfer flavoprotein subunit beta/FixA family protein, with protein MKILVCISHVPDTTSKINFTNGDSEFDTAGVQYVINPNDEFGLTRAIWFQEQQGANVTVVNVGGPDTEPTLRKALAIGANEAIRVNANPTDGFFVAKQLAEVIKNGGYDLVIAGKESLDYNGGMVPGMIAGILGSNFLNSCTALTVDGNNVKAVREIDGGKETVSTTLPLIIGGQKGLVEEKDLRIPNMRGIMTARTKALTILEPVDAPVNTKAVKFEKPAPKSAVKLISPDNLDELINLLHNEAKVI; from the coding sequence ATGAAAATACTAGTTTGCATCAGCCATGTGCCTGATACTACTTCAAAAATTAACTTTACTAACGGCGATTCAGAATTTGATACAGCCGGCGTACAATATGTTATTAATCCTAACGACGAATTTGGGCTTACACGTGCAATTTGGTTTCAAGAACAACAAGGTGCAAATGTAACTGTAGTAAATGTCGGAGGTCCTGATACTGAACCAACATTACGTAAAGCTTTGGCAATTGGTGCAAACGAAGCAATTCGTGTTAACGCGAATCCTACTGATGGTTTTTTTGTTGCTAAACAATTAGCAGAAGTAATTAAAAACGGCGGTTACGATCTTGTAATTGCAGGAAAAGAATCTCTTGATTATAATGGCGGAATGGTTCCTGGAATGATCGCTGGAATTTTAGGTTCTAACTTTTTAAATTCTTGTACAGCTCTTACAGTTGACGGAAACAATGTAAAAGCTGTTCGTGAAATCGATGGTGGTAAAGAAACAGTAAGCACTACTCTACCTTTAATTATTGGAGGTCAAAAAGGTCTTGTTGAAGAAAAAGATTTGCGTATTCCGAACATGAGAGGAATTATGACAGCAAGAACTAAAGCTTTAACTATTTTAGAACCAGTTGATGCTCCAGTAAATACAAAAGCAGTGAAATTTGAAAAACCAGCTCCAAAATCAGCAGTAAAACTAATTTCTCCTGATAATTTAGATGAGTTAATCAATTTATTACACAACGAAGCGAAGGTAATCTAG